The Vulgatibacter sp. genomic interval CCGCGGCGCCGGCGAGACGGCGCCGATCCTCTTCACCGGCGCCGCCTACTTCCTGCCGCACCTTCCCACGGCGCCCTACGATCAGTTCATGAACCTCGGCTACCACGTCTACGTGCTGGCCACGCAGTCGCCCGACATCGAGGCCACCAAGCCGATCCTCTACGGGACGGTTCTGGTGCTCCTGCTGGTTACGGTCCTGCTCAACCTCGTCGCCATCACCCTGCGCTCGCGTCTGCGGGCAGGTCGCGCCTGAAAACCATGCCGAATACCCAGCCGAACCGGGCCAAGCTGGCCTCGAAGAACCTCGAGCTCTACTACGGCGAGAAGCGCGCGCTCCACGGCATCTCGATGGAGATGCCGGAGCGGCAGGTCACCGCCCTCATCGGCCCTTCGGGCTGTGGCAAGTCGACCTACCTGCGCTGCTTCAACCGGATGAACGACCTCATCCCCGGCGTGCGGATCAACGGCGCCGCCACCATCGACGGCGCCGACCTGAACGGCCGCGGCGTCGACGTGGTCGAGCTCCGCCGCCGCGTGGGCATGGTCTTCCAGAAGTCGAACCCCTTCCCGAAGACCATCTTCGAGAACATCGCCTTCGGCCCGAAGATCCAGGGGGAGAAGGACAAGGTGAAACTCGAGCGAATCGTGGAGCGCTCACTGCGCAACGCCGCGCTCTGGGACGAGGTGAAGGATCGCCTCCACACCTCGGCGCTCGGTCTCTCCGGCGGCCAGCAGCAGCGCCTGTGCATCGCCCGGGCGCTGGCGGTGGAGCCCGAGGTCCTGCTCATGGACGAGCCGGCCTCCGCGCTCGATCCCATCGCCACGGCCCGAATCGAAGAGCTGATCCACGAGCTGAAGGAGCGCTACACCATCGTGATCGTCACCCACAACATGCAGCAGGCGGCGCGCGTCAGCGATTACACCGCCTTC includes:
- the pstB gene encoding phosphate ABC transporter ATP-binding protein PstB, producing MPNTQPNRAKLASKNLELYYGEKRALHGISMEMPERQVTALIGPSGCGKSTYLRCFNRMNDLIPGVRINGAATIDGADLNGRGVDVVELRRRVGMVFQKSNPFPKTIFENIAFGPKIQGEKDKVKLERIVERSLRNAALWDEVKDRLHTSALGLSGGQQQRLCIARALAVEPEVLLMDEPASALDPIATARIEELIHELKERYTIVIVTHNMQQAARVSDYTAFFYMGELVEFAPTETIFTNPRERRTEDYVTGKFG